The following proteins are co-located in the Candidatus Zixiibacteriota bacterium genome:
- a CDS encoding DUF2087 domain-containing protein — MSTNKGRTELKFYTTAEVAELLKMNVQVIARKLQHGELPGYKIGKDWRVRESDLIAWLDKHSNQKSMNPAEKVIGRFMKDGRFGTMPVQRKKRRYILEFILESFKLNQVYSEDEVNDIITRYYDDYCWVRREFISEKMMFRKDGSYRRNSGYRFTC; from the coding sequence ATGAGCACAAATAAAGGTAGGACGGAGCTGAAGTTTTACACCACAGCCGAGGTAGCTGAATTGTTAAAGATGAACGTGCAGGTGATCGCCCGCAAGCTTCAGCATGGCGAATTGCCGGGGTACAAAATCGGCAAGGACTGGCGGGTGCGCGAGTCCGATCTGATCGCCTGGCTGGATAAGCATTCCAACCAGAAAAGCATGAATCCAGCCGAGAAAGTGATCGGGCGCTTCATGAAGGATGGCCGTTTCGGGACGATGCCGGTTCAGCGCAAGAAACGTCGCTATATCCTCGAATTCATCCTCGAAAGCTTCAAGCTCAACCAGGTTTACTCGGAAGATGAGGTCAACGACATTATCACACGCTATTACGATGATTACTGCTGGGTGAGACGGGAGTTTATCTCCGAGAAGATGATGTTTCGCAAAGACGGCAGTTACCGCAGAAACTCAGGTTACAGGTTTACCTGTTAA